The following proteins are encoded in a genomic region of Verrucomicrobiaceae bacterium:
- a CDS encoding cytochrome c3 family protein: MGNFFPRWTNWLPLKVAIAVVFIAFGVSIGVAYYFTPKYTRVGYEPTQPVPFSHKIHAGDLAMDCRICHSFGEASSHSNVPTNQTCFNCHGQGKGGIRATSPKLELVQKANETGKSIPWVKVHKAPDYVYFNHSAHLNRGISCVSCHGKINEMEVVRHDQSQSMGWCLDCHREPEKNLRPLEQITNLNFKPSDLKREEFYKGLLDKKVPAAEIAEVIGGHGAKADSLDQLVKLAEGEFGKEVTQKEVGTQLKKHWQIQPPDNCTACHR; the protein is encoded by the coding sequence ATGGGCAACTTTTTTCCGCGTTGGACAAATTGGCTACCTCTCAAGGTCGCCATCGCTGTCGTGTTCATTGCCTTCGGCGTGAGCATCGGCGTCGCGTATTATTTCACCCCGAAATACACCCGAGTGGGCTACGAGCCGACTCAGCCGGTGCCATTTTCGCATAAAATCCACGCGGGGGATCTCGCGATGGATTGCCGCATCTGCCATAGTTTTGGCGAGGCGTCGTCGCACTCGAACGTGCCGACGAACCAGACTTGCTTCAACTGCCACGGCCAGGGCAAAGGCGGCATCCGCGCCACCTCTCCGAAGCTAGAGCTGGTGCAAAAAGCCAACGAAACGGGCAAATCCATCCCCTGGGTCAAAGTGCACAAGGCACCTGACTACGTGTACTTCAATCACAGTGCCCACTTGAACCGTGGCATCTCCTGCGTTTCCTGCCACGGCAAGATCAATGAGATGGAAGTCGTCCGCCACGACCAGTCGCAGTCCATGGGCTGGTGCCTTGATTGCCACCGTGAGCCAGAGAAGAACCTCCGCCCGCTGGAGCAGATCACGAACCTGAATTTCAAGCCCTCCGACCTCAAGCGTGAGGAGTTCTACAAAGGCCTGTTGGACAAAAAAGTGCCCGCAGCAGAGATCGCCGAAGTCATCGGCGGCCACGGTGCCAAGGCCGACTCGCTCGACCAGCTCGTGAAGCTCGCCGAAGGCGAATTCGGCAAGGAAGTGACCCAGAAGGAAGTGGGCACCCAGCTCAAAAAACACTGGCAGATCCAGCCCCCGGACAACTGCACCGCCTGCCACCGCTAA
- a CDS encoding DUF1552 domain-containing protein, giving the protein MPRPILDRRTFLRSSGIAIGLPFLDAMMPVSAVEAKKAATAPKRLLLIGRPLGMHAPNFFPADAGREYTPSRYLKLMQSCREHFTVFSGLSHRYGAGHYAEVGLFTGVHPDFIRPNDIKNSISLDQEVASHLAGQTRFNSLVLGGGSAAWNRRGVRLPAEQRVSSVFKQLFIQGTADEAAREMRRIKDGQSILDDVRDQLGSLNAKLGSADRERVDLYVSSIREAEQKLQQDESWQLTPKPQVTLKPPQELSGAQLVERSRQWYDLVHLAFQTDSTRVVSLWLGSQDKPEIQGVNIGHHDASHHGQDPAKLEQLALIEEAEMRVFGEFLDKMKASKEGESSLLDRSSIFHSSNLGNASNHDNMNLPIILAGGGYKHAGHIAHDKQNNTFLSNLFLRMAQQMDIELEKFGASTGVLSEI; this is encoded by the coding sequence ATGCCACGCCCCATTCTCGACCGCCGCACGTTTTTGCGCTCCTCCGGCATTGCCATCGGGCTGCCGTTTCTCGATGCGATGATGCCTGTGAGCGCTGTGGAGGCGAAAAAGGCCGCCACGGCACCGAAACGGCTGCTTTTGATCGGTCGGCCGCTGGGGATGCATGCGCCGAATTTTTTCCCCGCAGACGCTGGGCGCGAGTACACGCCGAGTCGCTATTTGAAGCTGATGCAAAGCTGCCGCGAGCATTTCACCGTCTTCTCCGGGCTCTCGCATCGCTACGGCGCGGGGCATTATGCGGAGGTCGGACTCTTCACTGGCGTGCACCCCGACTTCATCCGCCCCAATGACATCAAAAACAGCATCTCGCTCGATCAGGAGGTCGCCTCACACCTCGCGGGGCAGACGCGGTTCAACTCGCTCGTGCTCGGGGGAGGCAGCGCGGCGTGGAACCGGCGCGGGGTGCGGCTGCCAGCAGAGCAGCGTGTGAGCAGCGTCTTTAAGCAGCTCTTCATCCAGGGCACCGCCGATGAGGCCGCGCGGGAGATGCGGCGCATCAAGGATGGCCAGAGCATCCTCGATGATGTGCGTGACCAGCTCGGCAGCCTGAATGCCAAGCTCGGCAGTGCGGACCGTGAGCGGGTCGATCTGTATGTCTCCTCCATCCGCGAGGCGGAGCAGAAGCTCCAGCAGGATGAGAGCTGGCAACTCACTCCGAAGCCCCAAGTCACGCTGAAGCCGCCGCAGGAGCTCAGCGGGGCGCAGCTCGTCGAGCGCAGCCGCCAGTGGTATGATCTGGTGCACCTCGCCTTTCAAACGGATAGCACGCGCGTCGTCTCACTCTGGCTGGGATCGCAGGACAAGCCGGAGATCCAAGGCGTGAACATCGGCCACCATGACGCCTCACATCACGGCCAAGATCCCGCGAAGCTGGAGCAGCTCGCGCTCATTGAGGAGGCGGAGATGCGGGTGTTTGGCGAGTTCTTGGACAAAATGAAGGCCAGCAAGGAGGGCGAGAGCAGCCTGCTAGATCGCTCCTCCATCTTCCACTCCAGCAACCTCGGCAACGCATCGAACCACGACAACATGAACCTGCCCATCATCCTCGCCGGCGGCGGCTACAAGCACGCAGGCCACATCGCGCATGACAAGCAGAACAACACCTTCCTCTCGAACCTCTTCCTGCGCATGGCCCAGCAGATGGACATCGAGTTGGAGAAATTCGGCGCGAGCACCGGTGTGTTGAGTGAGATCTAA
- a CDS encoding FAD-dependent oxidoreductase, whose protein sequence is MPSSITILGAGVIGLCTALYCARRGMRVTIIDQKPRQRDGCSFGNAGMIVPSHFIPLAAPGMVKLGLKWMWNPESPFYIQPRLNLDLITWGLHFWKAAKKDRVEAAAPVLRDLSLLSRQCYEELDLDFGLVKRGLLMLCKKQQTLDEEAHMAAMANQLGIPAEVLDAKATAALDPAVTMDVCGSVFFPKDCHLSPARFIAAVETELLKLGVEMLWETEVRGFEVENGALKAVKTSKGVVEGHEVVLCGGVWSAELAKELGLKIPMQAGKGYSLTLPNPKQLPELCSICTEARLAVTPMDGALRVGGTMEMAGTDESITPRRVRGITRAFPDYFPSFSEDDFAEVKPWSGLRPVSPDGMPYLGRTQRWKNLTLATGHAMMGLSLAPATGKIVADLLSGEKSPVALELMSPDRFA, encoded by the coding sequence ATGCCAAGCTCCATCACCATCCTCGGCGCAGGCGTCATCGGCCTCTGCACAGCGCTATATTGCGCCCGGCGCGGCATGCGGGTGACGATCATCGACCAAAAACCCCGCCAGCGGGATGGCTGCTCCTTTGGCAACGCAGGCATGATCGTGCCGAGTCACTTCATCCCGCTCGCCGCGCCTGGAATGGTCAAATTGGGCCTCAAATGGATGTGGAACCCCGAATCGCCCTTTTACATCCAACCGAGGCTGAATCTCGACCTGATCACCTGGGGCCTGCATTTTTGGAAAGCGGCCAAAAAAGACCGTGTGGAGGCCGCCGCGCCTGTTTTACGCGATTTGAGCCTACTCAGCCGCCAATGCTACGAGGAGCTGGATCTCGACTTTGGCCTCGTAAAACGCGGATTGCTCATGCTGTGCAAAAAACAGCAAACACTCGATGAAGAAGCCCACATGGCCGCTATGGCCAACCAACTCGGCATCCCCGCCGAAGTGCTGGATGCCAAAGCCACCGCCGCACTAGATCCCGCCGTGACGATGGATGTCTGCGGCAGCGTGTTTTTCCCGAAGGACTGCCATTTATCGCCCGCACGCTTCATCGCCGCCGTGGAGACCGAATTGCTGAAACTCGGCGTCGAAATGCTCTGGGAGACGGAAGTGCGGGGCTTTGAAGTGGAAAATGGAGCTCTAAAAGCCGTCAAGACGTCAAAAGGCGTCGTCGAGGGTCACGAAGTCGTGCTCTGCGGAGGTGTGTGGTCAGCCGAGCTGGCGAAGGAACTCGGCCTGAAAATCCCCATGCAGGCCGGCAAAGGCTACAGCCTCACCCTGCCGAACCCAAAGCAACTTCCCGAGCTATGCAGCATCTGCACCGAAGCCCGGCTCGCCGTGACGCCGATGGATGGCGCCCTCCGAGTCGGCGGCACGATGGAAATGGCCGGAACGGATGAATCCATCACCCCACGCCGCGTGCGCGGCATCACCCGGGCCTTCCCCGATTACTTCCCCTCCTTCTCTGAAGACGACTTCGCAGAAGTAAAACCCTGGAGCGGCCTGCGCCCCGTCTCGCCAGATGGCATGCCCTACCTAGGCCGCACACAGCGCTGGAAGAACCTCACCCTAGCCACCGGCCACGCCATGATGGGCCTCAGCCTCGCCCCCGCGACAGGCAAAATCGTCGCCGACCTGCTCAGCGGTGAGAAATCCCCCGTAGCGCTGGAACTGATGTCACCGGATCGGTTTGCGTAG
- a CDS encoding TAT-variant-translocated molybdopterin oxidoreductase, whose product MKRIWKHPEEPQNAKRYWRSTAELDQRESFLKNLGHEFPAGDTLTAEEAENGRRDFLKIMGASVGMMGLAACRRPIVTLQPYTQHVEWMVPGKPVLYATTMPRAGGATPIVATVHEGRPTHLAGNPLHPLGSGLDSFAQASVLDLYDPERSQKPSAHGKELSWAKVNDLLAAAAADAKKASGAGLAVVVGDSSSPTTHRLLGEVKTAFPQVKFYQYEALGGDGQAQAHKEVLGAGVKPLVKFSKALRVLSLDCDFLALDPVAGEPISAFTKLRAFDKKEDTAKMNRLYVLENRYTLTGGMADHRKAIPAALIPAAAAFIASKLGDSSAAALGDSLPSAVKDWLTPAVNDLLDNKGKSLVLAGPRHGAEVHALVAAINNALGAFGATIELLHEAPKAETGTIADLVAAVNSGAVKTLVSLTPSSLYYDAPDAAALAKAVKEKGAKLIHSGLLTNSTALHADLHIPAAHYLEAWGDARAADGTYSIVQPMIAALYDGASDNEVLLALLGRKKLGPAAKPADGAAPAEDAGHVAVRDTFAQVAGSLDESKWNFTLRDGFLKGSAYARANASVNTAAVATLAGKAKPAAAPTDEAIEIVLTPSASVWDGRFTNNAWLQEAPDPVTKLTWENAAWVGSVTFRRLGLKEGQMIKISQNGATVEIPAIEAPGHATNSISIPLGYGQNDAIGVVGGGRGVNGYALRKQAGEFVLAGAKVEVLEDIAELAITQEQNTMEGRAVFREGTVETFNKDEHFVTSTGLDSHIPENISFYKGRVGKKDEKNPDGFDYDTQHQWGMSIDLSKCIGCTACIVACQSENNIPVVGKNQVRKGRLMQWIRMDRYFAVARTGINNVAQESTYAEDNPTPEQLENAEMVHQPMACQQCEAAPCETVCPVNATVHTTDGLNAMAYNRCIGTRYCANNCPYTARRFNWFDYNKRNPLIEQSKLGITANNLYFGPLGELKEDESLRLQRNPNVTVRMRGVIEKCTYCVQRLESAKILQKQVQRDSKNFRVPTDSVKTACQQSCPAEAIVFGDLADAKSSVSKAKASPRDYQVLKYIGTRPRTSYLGRLRNPNDKMPGAADVAAWSKNHF is encoded by the coding sequence ATGAAACGCATTTGGAAACACCCCGAGGAGCCGCAAAACGCCAAGCGCTACTGGCGCAGCACGGCCGAGCTGGATCAGCGCGAGTCCTTCCTCAAAAACCTGGGCCACGAATTCCCCGCTGGCGACACTTTGACGGCTGAAGAGGCCGAAAATGGCCGCCGTGACTTCCTCAAGATCATGGGTGCCAGCGTCGGCATGATGGGCCTCGCCGCCTGCCGCCGTCCGATCGTCACTTTGCAGCCCTACACCCAGCATGTGGAGTGGATGGTGCCTGGCAAGCCCGTGCTCTACGCCACCACGATGCCCCGCGCCGGTGGTGCGACGCCCATCGTCGCCACGGTGCATGAAGGACGCCCCACGCACCTCGCTGGGAACCCGCTGCACCCGCTCGGCAGTGGTCTGGACAGCTTCGCACAGGCCTCCGTGCTCGATTTGTATGACCCAGAGCGCTCCCAGAAGCCCTCCGCTCATGGCAAAGAACTCTCCTGGGCCAAGGTGAACGATCTCCTCGCTGCCGCCGCTGCGGACGCGAAAAAAGCCAGCGGCGCAGGCCTCGCCGTCGTCGTCGGGGACAGCAGCTCCCCCACCACGCATCGCCTTCTGGGCGAGGTGAAGACCGCCTTCCCGCAGGTGAAGTTTTATCAATACGAAGCCCTCGGTGGCGACGGTCAGGCTCAGGCGCACAAGGAAGTGCTCGGTGCCGGTGTGAAGCCGCTGGTGAAGTTCAGCAAAGCATTGCGCGTGCTGTCCCTCGACTGCGACTTCCTCGCGCTCGATCCCGTCGCGGGCGAGCCGATTTCTGCGTTCACCAAGCTGCGTGCTTTCGACAAGAAAGAGGACACGGCCAAAATGAACCGCCTCTACGTGCTGGAGAACCGCTACACGCTCACCGGCGGCATGGCGGACCATCGCAAGGCCATCCCTGCGGCACTCATCCCCGCCGCAGCGGCCTTCATCGCTTCCAAATTGGGCGATTCCTCCGCTGCGGCCCTCGGTGACAGCCTTCCTTCCGCCGTCAAAGATTGGCTCACCCCGGCGGTGAACGATTTGCTCGACAACAAAGGCAAATCCCTCGTCCTCGCAGGCCCACGCCACGGCGCTGAGGTGCATGCACTCGTCGCCGCGATCAACAACGCCCTCGGAGCTTTCGGAGCGACCATCGAACTGCTCCACGAGGCCCCGAAAGCCGAAACCGGCACCATCGCCGACCTCGTCGCCGCCGTGAACTCCGGCGCGGTGAAGACCCTCGTCTCCCTCACGCCTTCCAGCCTCTATTATGACGCTCCCGACGCTGCGGCTTTGGCCAAAGCCGTGAAGGAAAAAGGTGCCAAGCTGATCCACAGCGGCCTGCTGACCAACTCCACTGCGCTGCACGCTGATCTGCACATCCCAGCTGCGCATTACCTCGAAGCCTGGGGCGACGCCCGTGCCGCTGACGGCACCTACTCCATCGTCCAGCCGATGATCGCCGCGCTCTATGACGGTGCGAGCGACAATGAAGTGCTCCTCGCCCTTCTCGGTCGCAAAAAGCTCGGTCCAGCCGCCAAACCCGCCGATGGCGCAGCTCCTGCGGAAGACGCAGGCCATGTCGCCGTGCGTGACACCTTTGCGCAGGTCGCGGGCAGCCTCGACGAATCCAAATGGAACTTCACCCTGCGTGACGGTTTCCTCAAAGGCAGCGCCTACGCCCGTGCGAACGCCAGCGTGAACACCGCCGCCGTCGCCACGCTCGCCGGCAAGGCCAAACCAGCCGCCGCACCGACGGATGAGGCCATCGAGATCGTTTTGACGCCTTCCGCCAGCGTGTGGGATGGCCGTTTCACCAACAATGCCTGGCTCCAAGAGGCTCCAGACCCCGTCACGAAGCTGACGTGGGAAAACGCCGCTTGGGTCGGCTCCGTCACTTTCCGCCGTCTCGGCCTCAAAGAGGGCCAGATGATCAAAATCAGCCAAAACGGCGCTACGGTCGAAATTCCGGCCATCGAGGCCCCTGGGCACGCTACGAACTCCATCTCCATCCCGCTCGGTTACGGCCAAAATGACGCCATCGGCGTCGTGGGCGGTGGTCGCGGTGTGAATGGCTATGCGCTGCGCAAGCAGGCAGGTGAGTTCGTTCTCGCCGGAGCCAAAGTCGAGGTGCTCGAAGACATCGCCGAGCTCGCCATCACGCAGGAGCAAAACACCATGGAAGGCCGCGCCGTGTTCCGCGAGGGCACCGTGGAGACCTTCAACAAAGACGAGCACTTCGTCACCTCCACCGGCCTCGACAGCCACATCCCGGAGAACATTTCCTTCTACAAAGGCCGAGTCGGCAAAAAGGACGAAAAGAATCCAGACGGCTTCGATTACGACACTCAGCACCAGTGGGGCATGTCCATCGACCTCAGCAAGTGCATCGGCTGCACCGCCTGCATCGTCGCCTGCCAGAGTGAGAACAACATCCCCGTCGTCGGCAAGAATCAGGTCCGCAAAGGCCGCCTCATGCAGTGGATCCGCATGGATCGCTACTTCGCCGTCGCTCGCACAGGGATCAACAACGTCGCCCAAGAGTCCACTTACGCGGAGGACAATCCGACGCCTGAGCAGCTCGAAAACGCCGAGATGGTGCACCAGCCGATGGCTTGCCAGCAGTGCGAAGCCGCTCCTTGCGAAACCGTCTGCCCTGTGAACGCCACCGTGCACACGACCGATGGCCTCAACGCCATGGCCTACAACCGCTGCATCGGCACCCGTTACTGCGCCAACAACTGCCCTTACACCGCACGCCGCTTCAACTGGTTCGATTACAACAAGCGCAACCCGCTCATCGAGCAGTCCAAACTCGGCATCACGGCCAACAACCTCTACTTCGGCCCGCTCGGCGAGCTCAAGGAAGACGAAAGCCTGCGCCTCCAGCGCAACCCGAACGTCACCGTCCGCATGCGCGGCGTCATCGAGAAGTGCACCTACTGCGTGCAGCGGCTCGAAAGCGCCAAAATCCTGCAAAAACAGGTCCAGCGCGACTCCAAGAACTTCCGCGTGCCTACCGACAGCGTCAAAACCGCCTGTCAGCAGTCCTGCCCGGCCGAGGCCATCGTCTTTGGCGACCTCGCAGATGCCAAATCCTCTGTCAGCAAGGCAAAAGCCTCTCCGCGTGATTACCAGGTGCTCAAATACATCGGCACCCGCCCACGCACCAGTTATCTGGGCCGCCTCCGCAATCCGAACGATAAAATGCCTGGTGCCGCCGATGTGGCCGCCTGGAGCAAAAACCACTTCTAA
- a CDS encoding DUF1592 domain-containing protein, translated as MRRLFIVYPLMVTSALALEPKVRPLLDAHCIECHGEDVQKGKLRLDGQVSLSTWVKVHDRIAAGEMPPKKSEQPLPALRDASLQILHDALHADSLEKQRTQGRVLVRRLNSTEYENTVRGLVGTQVKLKELLPEENSAGGFDNVSAVLDLSSTHLLLYQEAAEKAVASAIPIHPHLPLKDRRTGRQIADNGNNFKQTLTRSCMLKGDALVVYSKLPRYGLVTTPHVTGAGRYKVRMSACAVGAANLPVPVAYSTVDRGREPPVVREIVDLPPGAPQLIETEIDLAAGEAFVLQLLLNWDIRATKKPIEDHTGPGFLIEWLEIEGPVDEFPSQAYRTLFGTAELMPRSVAKAKAEGKKTQDWSKRQNIYQWLNDPLEPVSATPKEDADKLLRAFIPRAFRRSVDEGTLNRFIGKVHAKLDAGESFVNAMTYGYKSVLTSPSFLFFQESPGTLDSNALANRLAYFLTSLPPDAELLASDLTQPDVLRQQTERLLKSPHSRSFIENFTGQWLELRKMDATIPDPNLYGDFDGTLLWSMPEETRRFFGDVLQNDRSVLEFVDSSWTLVNRRLAEHYGIVEAFEAATPTAASADQVTPSEFRRVNLPADSHRGGVMTQGSVLKVTADGTRTSPVLRGKWVLEHILGKAPPPPPPDVPAIEPDIRGATTIRQQLDKHRSIASCNSCHQHIDPPGFALESFDPIGGYREFYRASARTQAGIVQLAGYTGRAFYRGPDVEKGGVTHDGKTFTTIEDYKRLLLADPDQIARNLAEKLLTYATGAEPQFADREVIEQIVAKVKTKNYGFRTLVHEIVQSRPFRNK; from the coding sequence ATGCGCCGCCTTTTTATTGTCTATCCGCTGATGGTTACCTCCGCTTTGGCCCTTGAGCCGAAAGTGCGGCCTCTGCTCGATGCACACTGCATCGAGTGCCACGGCGAGGATGTGCAAAAGGGCAAGCTGCGCCTCGATGGCCAGGTGAGTCTGAGCACATGGGTGAAAGTGCATGACCGCATCGCAGCAGGCGAGATGCCCCCAAAGAAATCGGAACAGCCTCTACCGGCCCTGCGTGATGCATCGCTGCAAATCCTGCACGACGCACTCCACGCGGACTCTTTGGAAAAACAACGCACCCAGGGCCGCGTGCTGGTGCGTCGCCTCAATAGCACCGAATATGAAAACACCGTGCGCGGACTCGTCGGCACGCAGGTGAAGCTCAAAGAACTGCTGCCAGAGGAAAACAGCGCAGGTGGCTTTGATAATGTCAGCGCCGTGCTCGATCTCTCATCCACCCATTTGCTGCTCTACCAGGAAGCAGCGGAAAAGGCCGTGGCCTCCGCTATCCCGATCCATCCTCATCTGCCGCTCAAAGATCGCCGCACAGGCCGCCAGATCGCCGACAACGGCAACAACTTCAAACAGACGCTCACACGCAGTTGCATGCTGAAAGGCGATGCACTGGTGGTTTACAGCAAACTGCCGCGCTACGGCCTCGTCACCACGCCGCATGTCACGGGGGCGGGACGTTACAAGGTGCGCATGTCCGCTTGCGCCGTCGGCGCGGCGAATCTGCCTGTGCCCGTGGCCTACAGCACCGTGGATCGCGGACGCGAGCCGCCAGTGGTCCGCGAAATCGTCGATCTCCCGCCTGGAGCACCGCAATTGATCGAAACAGAGATCGATCTCGCGGCGGGCGAGGCTTTTGTGCTGCAACTGCTGCTCAACTGGGACATCCGCGCCACCAAGAAACCCATCGAAGACCACACTGGCCCCGGCTTTCTCATCGAATGGCTCGAAATCGAAGGCCCCGTCGATGAATTCCCCTCGCAGGCCTATCGCACGCTGTTTGGCACTGCCGAGCTGATGCCGCGCTCTGTCGCCAAAGCCAAAGCGGAAGGCAAAAAAACGCAGGACTGGAGCAAGCGCCAAAACATCTACCAATGGCTCAACGACCCGCTCGAGCCCGTCAGCGCCACACCAAAGGAGGATGCCGACAAACTGCTCCGCGCCTTCATCCCGCGTGCGTTTCGTCGCTCCGTGGATGAGGGCACGCTGAATCGATTCATCGGCAAAGTGCACGCCAAGCTCGATGCCGGCGAGAGCTTCGTGAACGCGATGACTTACGGCTACAAGAGCGTGCTCACCTCGCCCTCCTTTCTCTTCTTCCAAGAGTCACCTGGCACGCTCGACTCCAACGCCCTCGCAAACCGCCTCGCCTATTTTCTCACCTCCCTGCCACCAGACGCGGAACTGCTCGCATCAGACCTCACCCAGCCCGATGTGCTGCGCCAGCAAACCGAGCGCCTGCTCAAATCACCGCACTCTCGCAGCTTCATAGAAAACTTCACCGGCCAGTGGCTCGAGCTCCGTAAAATGGACGCCACCATCCCCGATCCGAATCTGTATGGCGACTTCGACGGCACGCTTCTCTGGTCCATGCCCGAGGAGACACGCCGCTTCTTCGGCGACGTGCTGCAAAACGACCGCAGCGTGCTCGAGTTCGTCGATTCGTCGTGGACCCTCGTGAATCGCCGCCTCGCGGAGCACTACGGCATTGTTGAGGCCTTTGAGGCTGCTACTCCGACCGCTGCATCCGCTGATCAAGTCACTCCCTCCGAGTTCCGCCGCGTAAACCTCCCCGCAGACTCGCATCGCGGTGGTGTGATGACTCAGGGCAGCGTGCTCAAAGTCACTGCCGATGGCACCCGCACCTCGCCCGTGCTGCGCGGCAAGTGGGTGCTGGAGCACATCCTCGGCAAAGCGCCGCCACCGCCGCCACCGGACGTGCCCGCCATCGAGCCAGACATCCGCGGAGCCACCACCATCCGCCAGCAGCTCGACAAGCACCGCAGCATCGCCAGTTGCAATTCCTGCCATCAGCATATCGACCCGCCGGGCTTCGCCTTGGAGTCCTTTGACCCCATCGGCGGCTACCGCGAGTTCTACCGCGCCTCCGCCCGCACGCAGGCCGGCATCGTGCAGCTTGCTGGCTACACCGGCCGTGCCTTCTACCGCGGCCCCGATGTCGAAAAAGGCGGCGTCACTCACGATGGCAAAACTTTCACCACCATCGAGGACTACAAGCGCCTCCTCCTCGCCGATCCCGATCAAATCGCCCGCAACCTCGCCGAAAAACTCCTCACCTACGCCACCGGCGCCGAGCCCCAATTCGCCGACCGCGAAGTCATCGAGCAAATCGTCGCCAAGGTGAAAACGAAGAACTATGGCTTCCGCACGCTCGTTCATGAGATCGTGCAGAGCCGCCCGTTTAGGAACAAATAA
- a CDS encoding PD40 domain-containing protein has protein sequence MSRLLCLFLIVASLHAQEGDPVAPWTKDITINPVSTLTGRHSIHTYYVTSPESPDGKQVLYFTSTHPAGYVGEIRVLERATGKETVLADNIHTEDAHRAACQQWLAGGRLVAFHEVVEKKWRVVVVDVHTLEKKIVAEDRQVGFGSPAGDLLPMYGCHWNPGPNRDLYVWDAKTGETRAALKITAVEAQHGDWLQKEFSGKPTSVFFPVLSPDLKRAFFKIAAGNGGDDYMSKSASHRQGCVCFDLETATMKWFRAQWGHPAWHPDSRHIFELGNVIFDTDIGSAARYTKLKDVPNLRGSHPSVSPDGQLMVTDGISEVVGGKPKEWGIMVADMRGRKWALLHSFDQSQGARSWRRNDPHPAFSADGKRIYYNISDGPWTRLMVAERK, from the coding sequence ATGTCACGACTGCTCTGCCTCTTCCTTATTGTCGCCAGTCTCCATGCTCAGGAGGGCGATCCCGTCGCCCCATGGACAAAGGATATCACGATCAATCCCGTGAGCACCCTCACTGGCCGACACAGCATCCATACTTACTATGTCACCAGTCCCGAAAGCCCAGACGGTAAGCAGGTGCTCTATTTTACCTCCACGCATCCGGCGGGTTATGTGGGCGAGATCCGCGTGCTCGAACGGGCCACAGGCAAGGAAACCGTGCTCGCTGACAACATTCACACCGAGGACGCCCACCGCGCCGCCTGTCAGCAATGGCTGGCTGGAGGTAGGCTCGTCGCCTTTCATGAGGTGGTGGAGAAAAAATGGCGCGTGGTCGTCGTGGATGTGCACACACTGGAAAAGAAAATCGTCGCCGAAGACCGCCAAGTCGGTTTTGGCAGCCCGGCGGGTGATTTGCTGCCCATGTATGGCTGCCACTGGAATCCAGGCCCGAATCGCGACCTTTACGTCTGGGATGCAAAGACTGGCGAGACACGTGCCGCGCTGAAAATCACCGCAGTCGAAGCCCAGCATGGCGACTGGCTGCAAAAGGAATTCAGCGGCAAACCGACCTCCGTTTTCTTTCCCGTACTCAGCCCCGACTTGAAGCGTGCCTTCTTCAAAATCGCCGCTGGCAACGGTGGTGACGACTACATGTCCAAAAGCGCCAGTCACCGCCAGGGCTGCGTCTGTTTTGATCTCGAAACCGCGACGATGAAGTGGTTCCGTGCACAATGGGGCCATCCCGCATGGCACCCGGACTCGCGCCACATCTTTGAATTGGGCAATGTCATCTTCGATACCGATATCGGCTCTGCAGCTCGCTACACAAAGCTCAAAGACGTGCCGAACCTGCGTGGCTCGCACCCGTCCGTCAGCCCCGACGGCCAGCTCATGGTCACCGACGGCATCAGCGAAGTCGTGGGCGGTAAGCCAAAGGAATGGGGCATCATGGTCGCCGACATGCGCGGCCGAAAATGGGCGCTGCTACACAGCTTCGATCAAAGCCAGGGTGCCCGCTCCTGGCGCCGCAACGATCCGCACCCCGCCTTCAGTGCGGACGGCAAACGCATCTACTACAACATCAGTGACGGCCCCTGGACCCGGCTGATGGTCGCCGAGCGAAAATAA